A stretch of the Campylobacter sp. 19-13652 genome encodes the following:
- the aspS gene encoding aspartate--tRNA ligase — protein MRSHYCAELCKDDIGKTVELAGWVNTYRDHGGVIFFDLRDRTGLIQLVCDPADSKQAHEIASHVRDEYVLRVKGKVRARGAGLANPRLKTGEIEVVVDELVVENESAALPFMIGDESVGEDVRLKYRFLDLRNERLQRIFMLRSKAAIAARNALDKMGFIEFETPVLTKATPEGARDYLVPSRIYPGQFYALPQSPQLFKQLFMCAGFDKYFQIAKCFRDEDLRADRQPEFTQIDVEMSFVTQEDIINMAESMLKEVFAACGYDIATPFPRMSYAEATEKYGSDKPDLRYDLAMIDVDDIFERSNNEIFSSIAKDKRNRVKALKVPNGDNIFSKRQMKSFEEYVRKFGAQGLAFLQVKEEGLKGPLEKFFEPSDLDEIIARCELKVGDVVFFGAGKKKVVLDYMGRFRAYLAEQMGIIDENAMKFLWVLDFPMFEQNDDGSYSAMHHPFTMPNNIDEPDLEKITSIAHDVVLNGFELGGGSIRIHKSDIQQKVFAKLGIDEAEQREKFGFLLDALSFGAPPHGGIAIGFDRLIMLATKSSSIRDVIAFPKTQRAQCAMTKAPSEVSPEQLRELGLRIRESKKES, from the coding sequence ATGCGAAGTCATTATTGCGCCGAGCTTTGCAAAGACGACATCGGTAAGACCGTCGAACTAGCAGGCTGGGTAAATACCTACCGAGATCACGGTGGTGTTATATTCTTTGACCTAAGAGATCGCACAGGGCTAATCCAACTCGTCTGTGACCCAGCAGATAGCAAGCAAGCCCACGAAATAGCAAGCCACGTAAGGGACGAATACGTCCTAAGAGTAAAGGGCAAAGTCCGTGCTCGTGGAGCTGGGTTAGCAAATCCAAGGCTAAAAACAGGCGAGATAGAAGTCGTCGTCGATGAGCTAGTAGTGGAGAATGAAAGTGCGGCGCTGCCGTTTATGATAGGTGATGAGAGCGTGGGCGAAGATGTGCGGCTAAAATACCGCTTTTTAGACCTACGCAACGAGCGTTTGCAGCGAATTTTTATGCTCCGTTCCAAAGCAGCCATAGCTGCTAGAAACGCACTTGATAAAATGGGCTTTATTGAATTTGAAACGCCTGTTTTAACCAAGGCCACGCCAGAAGGAGCGAGAGACTATCTCGTGCCAAGCCGAATTTATCCAGGGCAGTTTTACGCCCTACCGCAAAGCCCACAGCTTTTTAAACAGCTTTTTATGTGTGCTGGTTTTGATAAGTATTTTCAAATAGCAAAGTGCTTTAGGGATGAAGATCTGCGTGCTGACCGCCAGCCTGAATTTACCCAAATCGACGTTGAAATGAGCTTTGTAACGCAAGAAGACATTATAAATATGGCGGAGAGTATGCTAAAAGAGGTCTTTGCTGCTTGCGGATATGACATAGCCACGCCGTTTCCTAGAATGAGCTACGCTGAAGCGACTGAAAAATACGGCTCTGACAAGCCTGATTTGCGTTATGATTTAGCGATGATTGACGTTGATGATATTTTTGAGCGAAGCAATAATGAAATTTTTAGCTCGATCGCAAAGGATAAACGCAACCGAGTAAAAGCCCTAAAAGTGCCAAATGGGGATAATATTTTTAGCAAGCGTCAGATGAAAAGCTTTGAAGAATATGTGCGTAAATTTGGCGCACAAGGGCTTGCGTTTTTGCAAGTCAAAGAAGAGGGCTTAAAAGGGCCACTTGAGAAATTTTTTGAGCCAAGCGACCTTGATGAGATTATTGCCCGCTGCGAGCTAAAAGTGGGCGATGTCGTATTTTTCGGAGCTGGCAAGAAAAAAGTCGTGCTTGATTATATGGGGCGGTTTAGAGCTTATCTAGCCGAGCAGATGGGTATCATCGATGAAAATGCGATGAAATTTTTATGGGTGCTTGATTTTCCTATGTTTGAGCAAAACGACGACGGCAGCTACTCAGCAATGCACCATCCATTTACAATGCCAAACAACATCGACGAGCCAGATCTAGAAAAGATCACAAGCATCGCCCACGACGTCGTGCTAAACGGCTTTGAGCTAGGCGGCGGGTCTATTCGTATCCACAAAAGCGACATACAGCAAAAGGTCTTTGCTAAACTTGGCATAGACGAAGCCGAGCAGCGTGAAAAATTTGGCTTTTTACTAGACGCGCTTAGCTTTGGTGCGCCGCCGCACGGGGGCATTGCCATAGGCTTTGATAGGCTTATAATGCTAGCAACAAAATCTAGCAGTATCCGTGATGTCATCGCATTCCCTAAAACCCAACGTGCCCAGTGTGCTATGACAAAAGCCCCTAGCGAAGTAAGCCCAGAGCAGCTTAGAGAGCTAGGACTACGCATAAGAGAAAGCAAAAAGGAGAGTTAA
- a CDS encoding NAD(+) kinase encodes MKNENINLNGIKKVGLVVREGESMTHDMDLIFDILSRFGVEVLCEQKAALAVGKNGYLLDELARQCALIISLGGDGTLISLARKTAAFAPLLLGIHTGRLGFLTEATLGEADELFKELFNNKFVIERPYFLRVVVEQKNGKNMELLALNDAVIMRRRPASTVNIKAYLGGKHFNSYFGDGIIACTPTGSTAYNMSAGGALIYPLSAVFSLTPICSHSLSQRPLILPFSETVSLSADSNSELVIDGQESLSMQDVACVKVGLGDVRARFLRREGRDYFQILKQKLRWGDK; translated from the coding sequence ATGAAAAATGAAAATATAAATTTAAATGGTATAAAAAAAGTTGGGCTCGTAGTGCGCGAGGGCGAGAGCATGACGCACGATATGGACTTGATTTTTGATATTTTATCACGCTTTGGTGTGGAGGTTTTGTGTGAGCAAAAGGCGGCTTTAGCGGTTGGAAAAAATGGCTATTTACTAGATGAGCTAGCTAGGCAGTGTGCTTTGATTATTAGCCTTGGAGGGGATGGGACTTTGATATCTTTAGCTCGTAAAACCGCTGCTTTTGCTCCACTTTTACTTGGAATTCACACAGGTAGGCTTGGCTTTTTAACAGAGGCAACACTAGGCGAGGCAGATGAGCTTTTTAAAGAGCTTTTTAACAATAAATTTGTCATTGAAAGACCATATTTTTTACGTGTAGTAGTGGAGCAAAAAAACGGAAAAAATATGGAGCTTTTAGCGCTTAATGACGCTGTTATAATGAGACGTAGACCAGCAAGTACGGTAAATATCAAAGCTTATCTAGGCGGAAAGCATTTTAATTCATATTTTGGAGACGGCATAATAGCCTGTACTCCAACTGGCTCAACAGCTTATAATATGAGTGCTGGAGGGGCTTTGATATATCCGCTAAGTGCTGTTTTTTCGCTCACGCCTATCTGTTCGCATTCGCTTTCGCAGCGCCCACTTATCCTGCCTTTTAGCGAGACTGTAAGCCTAAGTGCAGATAGCAATAGTGAGCTAGTCATAGACGGACAAGAGAGCCTTAGTATGCAAGATGTCGCATGTGTTAAAGTCGGACTTGGTGATGTTAGGGCGCGATTTTTGCGGCGAGAGGGGCGCGATTATTTTCAAATTTTAAAGCAGAAACTACGTTGGGGCGATAAATGA
- a CDS encoding AAA family ATPase — protein sequence MISRVFIKEHLGFDKVELKFKAGLSVFTGASGAGKSVLMGAIMSAFALKDSEARLVEADVEASFDMSEVGIENEPVNSFKMAREKSVRYFINSQSIAKKSLSLIASEHIKYFGAKGLGELNGDRFLRLLDALVKDKNHELNLKSVRELFLEYAKVKSELDELNEAESKIEELKEFAAFEIEKIEAVNPKAGEFDELLEIKKKLSKKDKIEAAWQKAQRIYDLEGAVIDALNISDLNSDFFTDAINELRVLQEGLNMDWLDEVDVEVVLDRIEALNSLIKRYGSEEEALLVLESKRAELNKYENISFQKSELEAKFNKLYNDLSGLCVNITKARKGALGELESLLNGYLSELYMPSLKASLSEASFGESGADVLSFEVAGVNLGKISSGETNRLRLAFIASETQVLNQGSGVIILDEIDANLSGKEAMSIANVLVKIAKRYQIFAISHQPQLSSRADAHFLVEKTQNGSSVRQLKESERAPELARMISGEVVSEEALSFAKGLLESAKA from the coding sequence ATGATAAGCAGAGTTTTTATTAAAGAGCATTTAGGCTTTGATAAGGTTGAGTTAAAATTTAAAGCAGGACTTAGCGTATTTACGGGTGCAAGTGGAGCCGGAAAGTCTGTGTTAATGGGGGCAATTATGAGTGCTTTTGCACTAAAAGATAGCGAAGCAAGGCTTGTGGAGGCTGACGTGGAGGCTAGCTTTGATATGAGCGAAGTTGGCATAGAAAATGAGCCTGTAAATAGCTTTAAAATGGCTAGGGAAAAGAGTGTTAGGTATTTTATAAACTCTCAATCAATTGCAAAAAAAAGCCTGAGTTTAATCGCAAGTGAGCATATAAAATATTTCGGCGCAAAGGGGCTTGGCGAGCTAAATGGAGATAGATTTTTACGTCTGCTTGACGCACTTGTAAAAGATAAAAATCATGAATTAAATTTAAAATCCGTAAGAGAGCTTTTTTTAGAATATGCAAAGGTAAAAAGCGAACTTGATGAGTTAAATGAGGCTGAGAGCAAGATAGAGGAACTTAAGGAATTTGCGGCTTTTGAGATAGAAAAAATAGAGGCAGTAAACCCAAAAGCTGGCGAATTTGACGAGCTTTTGGAGATTAAAAAAAAGCTTAGCAAAAAGGATAAAATAGAAGCTGCATGGCAAAAGGCACAGAGAATTTATGATCTAGAAGGCGCTGTGATAGATGCGCTTAATATAAGCGATTTAAATAGCGATTTTTTTACTGATGCGATAAATGAGCTACGTGTATTGCAAGAGGGCTTAAATATGGACTGGCTTGATGAGGTTGATGTTGAGGTGGTGCTTGATAGGATAGAGGCGCTTAATTCCTTGATAAAGCGTTATGGAAGCGAGGAGGAGGCGCTTTTGGTGCTTGAGAGTAAAAGGGCTGAGCTTAATAAATATGAAAACATAAGCTTTCAAAAAAGCGAGCTGGAGGCTAAATTTAATAAGCTTTATAATGACTTAAGCGGACTTTGTGTTAATATCACGAAGGCTAGAAAAGGCGCATTAGGCGAGCTTGAAAGCCTGCTAAATGGCTATTTAAGTGAGCTTTATATGCCAAGCTTAAAAGCAAGCTTAAGCGAAGCTAGCTTTGGCGAGAGCGGAGCTGATGTGCTAAGTTTTGAAGTGGCTGGGGTAAATTTAGGAAAAATAAGTAGTGGCGAGACAAATCGATTAAGGCTTGCATTTATAGCGAGTGAAACACAGGTGCTAAATCAAGGTTCTGGCGTGATAATCCTAGACGAAATTGATGCAAATTTAAGTGGTAAAGAGGCGATGAGCATAGCAAATGTGCTAGTAAAAATAGCCAAACGCTACCAAATTTTTGCCATTTCGCATCAGCCTCAGCTTTCAAGTCGTGCAGATGCTCATTTTTTAGTTGAAAAGACGCAAAACGGTTCAAGTGTAAGACAGCTTAAAGAAAGCGAAAGAGCGCCAGAGTTAGCTAGGATGATAAGTGGTGAGGTTGTGAGCGAGGAGGCTTTAAGCTTTGCTAAAGGTCTGCTTGAGAGCGCTAAAGCTTAA
- a CDS encoding diguanylate cyclase yields MALKTQERILIVDDNRALAKLIARKMESNVDMIVDVAHSFSQAQDLIDEHGENYFIALLDLNLPDAPDGEIVDYVLSKNILVIVLTGSIDVQTKESFIHKPIVDYVYKGNIADVNYIFNTVNRLSKNRGVGVMVVDDSQPMRTAIKNILKSQLFDVYVAAHGEEAMNYFEQYKNIKLVLTDYKMPVMDGLELTKNLREKYPKSELGIIVFTATDDEGAAATFLKSGANDFIIKPFGREELIVRINNHIENIENIELITNFANRDFLSGLYNRRYFMSSAREYIQSIKNSTESFAIATIDIDHFKRINDTYGHDIGDEAIKFISHILLDSCKGRDLVARFGGEEFCMLLKNISAEDAVKFFVRLRTTIASKEFVVDNVSLKMTASIGVCIGDTKTELSMLLSRTDKALYKAKEGGRNRVEMI; encoded by the coding sequence ATGGCTTTAAAAACTCAAGAGAGAATATTAATAGTAGATGATAATAGAGCGCTTGCAAAGCTTATCGCGCGCAAAATGGAGAGCAATGTGGACATGATTGTCGATGTTGCTCATAGTTTTAGCCAAGCGCAAGATCTCATAGATGAACATGGGGAAAATTACTTCATAGCGCTGCTTGATCTAAATTTACCAGATGCGCCAGATGGGGAGATAGTTGATTATGTATTATCAAAAAATATTCTCGTCATTGTGCTTACTGGTAGTATTGATGTGCAGACAAAGGAGAGCTTTATCCACAAGCCTATCGTGGATTACGTTTATAAGGGCAATATAGCTGATGTAAACTATATATTTAATACCGTAAATAGACTAAGTAAAAATCGTGGTGTAGGTGTTATGGTAGTAGATGATAGCCAGCCTATGCGCACAGCTATTAAAAATATCTTAAAATCCCAGCTCTTTGATGTTTATGTCGCAGCTCACGGCGAGGAGGCTATGAACTACTTTGAGCAATATAAAAACATAAAACTCGTGCTTACTGATTATAAAATGCCAGTAATGGATGGGCTTGAGCTTACTAAAAATCTTCGTGAAAAATATCCAAAATCAGAACTAGGTATCATAGTTTTTACTGCTACTGATGATGAGGGTGCGGCAGCTACGTTTTTAAAAAGTGGGGCAAATGATTTTATTATAAAGCCCTTTGGTAGGGAGGAGCTAATAGTCCGCATAAATAACCACATAGAAAATATAGAAAATATAGAACTTATCACAAATTTTGCTAATCGGGATTTTCTAAGCGGCCTCTACAATCGCCGTTATTTTATGAGCTCGGCTAGAGAATATATACAAAGCATAAAAAATAGCACAGAAAGTTTTGCTATAGCTACCATAGACATAGACCATTTTAAGCGTATAAACGATACTTATGGGCATGATATAGGCGATGAGGCTATTAAATTTATCTCACATATTTTGCTTGATTCTTGTAAGGGTAGGGACTTAGTAGCTCGCTTTGGTGGTGAGGAGTTTTGCATGTTGCTTAAAAATATTTCAGCTGAAGATGCGGTTAAGTTTTTTGTAAGACTAAGAACAACGATAGCTAGTAAAGAGTTTGTGGTGGATAATGTTTCTCTTAAAATGACAGCATCTATTGGTGTTTGTATAGGCGATACTAAGACTGAGTTAAGTATGCTTCTTAGCAGGACCGATAAGGCTCTTTATAAGGCCAAAGAGGGCGGACGAAACCGCGTGGAAATGATATGA
- a CDS encoding TatD family hydrolase: MIIDTHCHLNDDRYNDDFADMLARASEAGVRGYIIPGADPRELEKACKIAHEFDDVYFAAGVHPYDIEYFDLDYLVKFMSDSKCIAVGECGLDYFRFPKDEAAKQSEKSEQKRVFIAQIELAIKFNKPLIVHSREANEDTYQILAQYADDLKSAVLHCYNSSPRLLELANLGHFYYGIGGVLTFKNAKSLVEILPQIPKDRLLIETDAPYLTPEPFRGQRNEPSYTDLVAKKIGELLNLSKDEVCEITTANAYRAFDGLKGEA; this comes from the coding sequence ATGATAATAGATACTCATTGTCATTTAAATGACGATAGATATAATGATGATTTTGCCGATATGCTAGCTAGGGCTAGTGAGGCTGGCGTGCGTGGGTATATCATACCTGGAGCCGATCCACGTGAGCTAGAAAAAGCCTGTAAAATAGCACATGAATTTGACGATGTTTATTTTGCTGCTGGTGTGCATCCTTATGACATAGAGTATTTTGACCTTGATTATTTGGTTAAATTTATGAGTGATAGTAAGTGCATAGCGGTTGGAGAGTGTGGGCTTGATTATTTTCGCTTTCCAAAAGATGAGGCGGCAAAGCAGAGCGAAAAATCGGAGCAAAAGCGAGTGTTTATCGCTCAAATAGAGCTTGCGATTAAATTTAATAAGCCCCTAATAGTTCATAGTCGTGAGGCAAATGAGGATACATACCAAATTCTAGCTCAATATGCAGATGACTTAAAGTCTGCTGTGCTTCACTGCTACAACTCAAGCCCAAGGCTTTTAGAGCTTGCAAATCTTGGGCATTTTTATTACGGCATAGGTGGAGTGCTTACATTTAAAAACGCAAAAAGTCTGGTTGAAATTCTACCACAAATTCCAAAAGACAGGCTTTTGATAGAAACAGACGCACCATATCTCACTCCTGAGCCATTTCGTGGACAGAGAAATGAGCCATCTTATACTGATTTGGTGGCTAAAAAGATAGGCGAGCTTTTAAATTTAAGCAAAGATGAAGTTTGCGAAATTACCACAGCAAACGCATACCGAGCCTTTGACGGCTTAAAAGGAGAAGCATGA
- a CDS encoding lytic transglycosylase domain-containing protein, with protein MRILKIFSILTFSIQILLASASSDLELLKELDINPDFAKTIYFEDIKNDIKVGHIRDFDESIQNAKSYIDMLKNTVQSSGVPPTLFYLAMVESGLSNRVISGAKAAGIWQFMESTARLYGLRVDKYVDERKDPQRSSQAATKYLRSLKREFGKWYLAILAYNCGNTKLRKAISQAGSDDLAVLLDPSKKYLPSETRRFIGKILRQAIIASDLGFSVAKEDKANSLKLSKISVPGGTSLVEVADSIGVGVNRLKEYNAHIKLAFTPPNSKNYHLYIPQNRVALFTKNFTPKGGKNEFFTYKVKKGDTLLSIAEKTGVNTRAIKDYNELSTNSVALNQSLVIPKIVQPKTLSSGSEIVRLDMGRKKGEILNSKEEIASGEHIAIP; from the coding sequence ATGAGAATTTTAAAGATATTTTCTATTTTAACCTTTAGTATACAAATTCTACTAGCAAGCGCAAGCAGTGATTTAGAGCTTTTAAAGGAGCTTGATATAAATCCAGATTTTGCCAAAACTATATATTTTGAAGATATAAAAAACGACATAAAAGTTGGACACATTAGGGACTTTGACGAGTCTATACAAAATGCAAAATCATACATCGATATGCTAAAAAACACAGTGCAAAGCTCAGGGGTGCCTCCCACGCTATTTTATCTAGCTATGGTGGAGTCTGGGCTGTCAAATCGCGTAATCTCAGGGGCTAAGGCGGCTGGTATATGGCAGTTTATGGAATCAACTGCTAGGCTTTATGGCTTAAGAGTGGATAAATATGTGGATGAGCGAAAAGACCCACAGCGTTCAAGCCAGGCTGCGACAAAATATTTGCGCTCACTAAAGCGCGAATTTGGCAAGTGGTATCTAGCTATTTTGGCGTATAATTGTGGTAACACAAAGCTTAGAAAAGCTATCTCTCAGGCGGGTAGCGATGATTTGGCTGTGCTTTTAGACCCTAGCAAAAAGTATCTACCAAGCGAGACTAGGCGCTTTATAGGTAAAATTTTAAGACAAGCGATAATCGCCTCTGATTTGGGCTTTAGTGTAGCAAAAGAGGACAAGGCAAACTCACTAAAACTATCTAAAATAAGTGTCCCTGGAGGGACGAGTTTGGTAGAGGTAGCTGATAGCATAGGCGTGGGCGTAAATCGCCTTAAAGAGTATAATGCCCACATAAAGCTAGCCTTTACTCCGCCAAATTCTAAAAATTACCATCTTTATATACCGCAAAATCGTGTCGCGCTTTTTACTAAGAATTTTACCCCAAAAGGCGGTAAAAATGAGTTTTTTACTTATAAGGTAAAAAAGGGTGATACCCTGCTTTCTATAGCTGAAAAAACAGGGGTAAATACGCGTGCAATAAAGGATTATAATGAGTTAAGCACAAATAGTGTTGCGCTTAATCAATCGCTTGTAATCCCAAAGATAGTCCAGCCAAAGACGCTAAGTTCAGGCAGCGAGATTGTAAGGCTTGATATGGGGCGCAAAAAAGGCGAAATTTTAAACTCAAAAGAGGAAATAGCATCAGGAGAGCACATTGCTATACCGTAA
- a CDS encoding septal ring lytic transglycosylase RlpA family protein: MKNSPAMHRATMRPYTVNGKTYYPTVVKVGEKASGTASWYGPDFHGKKTSNGEVYNMHGFTAAHKTLPMNTMLRVTNLKNNRQVVVRVNDRGPFVSNRIIDLSKGAASKIGMIGAGTAPVLLEVIGFNAKISGTSNIDTASNTPAKIEPINSNISAKSSVIVISPISKSQAQSEASADEVVGGEFMVQIGSFSSLSGAKSYQVQHKNVGGYQSIVREFNVSGRRIFKVFVTGFRSEDEARDFAKSGRFNGAFIVRG; the protein is encoded by the coding sequence ATAAAAAACTCCCCAGCTATGCACCGAGCGACTATGCGCCCATACACAGTAAATGGCAAAACTTACTACCCAACAGTGGTAAAAGTAGGGGAAAAGGCTAGTGGTACTGCTAGCTGGTATGGGCCAGATTTTCACGGTAAAAAGACATCAAATGGCGAGGTGTATAACATGCACGGATTTACCGCCGCGCACAAAACCCTACCTATGAATACTATGCTTAGAGTTACAAATTTAAAAAATAATCGCCAAGTTGTGGTTAGGGTAAATGACAGAGGGCCTTTTGTCTCAAACCGCATTATAGACCTCTCAAAAGGTGCGGCGAGTAAGATAGGAATGATAGGGGCTGGGACTGCTCCAGTACTGCTTGAGGTTATAGGATTTAATGCAAAAATAAGTGGCACTTCAAACATAGATACAGCAAGCAATACCCCTGCTAAAATAGAGCCGATAAATTCAAACATCAGTGCCAAATCCAGTGTAATAGTCATCTCTCCTATCTCAAAAAGCCAAGCCCAAAGTGAGGCTAGTGCTGATGAGGTCGTTGGAGGAGAGTTTATGGTACAAATCGGTTCTTTTAGTAGCTTAAGCGGCGCAAAAAGCTACCAAGTCCAGCATAAAAACGTAGGTGGCTACCAAAGCATAGTGCGTGAATTTAATGTAAGTGGAAGGCGCATTTTTAAGGTATTCGTAACTGGATTTAGAAGCGAGGACGAGGCTAGAGATTTTGCAAAGAGCGGACGATTTAATGGAGCATTTATAGTCAGGGGATAA
- the hisB gene encoding imidazoleglycerol-phosphate dehydratase HisB has product MKELRRTTKETDIIASLSLYGSGKGEIDTGVGFFDHMLSAFCKHALIDLSIKCVGDTYVDAHHSVEDCGIVIGQLLKDEIYPASNIERFSNSIVVMDEAAVECVMDVSNRSFLVYECDVDRDKVGDFDTELSEEFFRAVVFNAGLSVHIIKQRGKNAHHIIEAAFKAFAVALRRAVAKNERTGDASTKGVL; this is encoded by the coding sequence TTGAAAGAGCTAAGACGCACTACAAAAGAGACGGATATAATAGCAAGCCTAAGCCTATATGGTAGCGGCAAGGGCGAGATAGATACGGGCGTTGGATTTTTTGATCATATGCTAAGCGCATTTTGCAAGCACGCTTTGATAGACTTAAGCATAAAATGCGTGGGTGATACGTATGTTGATGCTCATCATAGTGTGGAGGATTGCGGTATAGTTATAGGACAGCTTTTAAAAGATGAAATTTATCCAGCCTCAAATATAGAGAGATTTTCAAATTCTATTGTAGTTATGGATGAGGCTGCTGTTGAGTGCGTTATGGATGTTAGCAATAGGTCGTTTTTAGTCTATGAATGCGATGTTGACAGGGATAAAGTAGGCGATTTTGACACTGAACTTAGCGAGGAGTTTTTTAGAGCCGTTGTGTTTAATGCTGGATTAAGCGTGCATATCATAAAGCAGCGTGGTAAAAACGCACACCACATCATTGAGGCGGCTTTTAAAGCGTTTGCAGTGGCACTTAGACGTGCAGTGGCTAAAAATGAGCGTACTGGAGATGCTAGTACAAAGGGTGTTTTATGA
- a CDS encoding HAD family hydrolase — protein MIEIIFLDVDGCLTDGRITYDKNGELFKAFNVKDGYAIESWIKLGKKVAIITGRSSEIVERRAEDLGITHIYQGVGDKLSVAKQVLEFEGLSFENAAAIGDDYNDYGLLNAVSHSFKPRDAIKELKVHTRLKSKGGAGAVREMIEMLIKSENLYDEWAKRWL, from the coding sequence ATGATAGAGATTATTTTTTTAGACGTAGATGGTTGCTTGACTGATGGACGGATTACTTATGATAAGAATGGCGAGCTTTTTAAGGCTTTTAATGTAAAAGACGGCTACGCTATTGAAAGCTGGATAAAGCTTGGTAAAAAGGTGGCTATCATCACAGGCAGAAGTTCAGAAATAGTAGAGCGAAGGGCTGAGGATTTGGGGATTACGCACATCTATCAAGGTGTGGGCGATAAGCTAAGCGTGGCAAAACAGGTGCTTGAGTTTGAGGGGCTTAGCTTTGAAAATGCAGCAGCAATAGGCGATGATTATAATGATTATGGGCTACTTAATGCAGTTTCGCATAGCTTTAAGCCAAGAGATGCCATTAAAGAGCTTAAGGTGCATACTAGACTTAAGAGTAAAGGCGGCGCTGGAGCGGTTCGAGAGATGATAGAGATGCTCATAAAAAGTGAAAATTTATACGATGAATGGGCTAAGAGGTGGTTATAA